A part of Streptomyces sp. NBC_01235 genomic DNA contains:
- a CDS encoding HelD family protein: MSTTTRDEILAGEQQAVDHAYDCYTAKLAELSGTSAATASASGKDGIANRAEAEARAEAYGGLGDEALVFSRVDAPEDPGGDPRPWYIGRRGVQDASHEPVVLLWTSRLAKKWIETRPENPGEVVLRRQLRCVQRTVESYFDDISLLTPASVPLAVPEPVAVPEPRQAADDSAAEEMDASPAPERMPAPTPGDVVQRQRRKALQPDDFLLRELQRSRGGRMRDIVETIRRDQMELVTGSPSDILVVQGGPGTGKSAVGLHRVTWLVNNEHFRAQDILVIGPHQRFLDYVGKVLPTLGTRDVNAVQLDRLWEGEILGTDSPKARLVKSDKRMADVLRRRVESDYRPEALDALTVAPSFEGDEPAIVVTAGSTTLRVPKSEVLALLERAHTGDGPFRERRDRFRGLFVDRLLQELADIAPRRGQASTIRRDLERNRRVERLVERIWPSPGSREALRSLYDSADLLRDCADGILDEDEQAALLRARAASADDDPWTLDDHVCLEELRVLISGDTPPRYGHIVVDEAQDLTPMQARSLRRRSAVGGSMTVLGDLAQATGAHIPTSWDLLGALLSDHGDWSVAQLTTSYRVPAEIMEFVAPLARTIAPTLPYPQAVREAGADAVRTVATEPWKLLDDTVAHVARLMDTSDGSTPRSVAVIVPDDSDWLDAISRRITEDGDIGERNREAVSVLAAAQVKGMEYDHVLVVEPATIADRGPAGLRQLYVALTRSTQSLTVLHTAPLPEALTASGDAPAPTVPAVQPEDGGVGRLPRIGTNVRVEVVDRAPGGRYKVKSLSPVIERPLVLTVRHGSVPPLRGAKLDCWVFANETTQTVLTADQRGRSPISERMAGRYLAALDVLRELTESDGGVPDARSRLSELQGMANRILRRDQADWVNVLHLLGDPDRERLGALRDLAATTNRALKEGTFDVGRLAEGLAVSGWAGHLAEARRELQERFDTATKPNSDDAAPVAPTQPDQKEEVQMTTADTAATPAANTKDGFLHALETAAGTDRACKKHEAVRHALKASLLWADLQPVDSPVVDVSCVTQHGLFLYEALGAGCSAYADLRSGATRLLEINHTLPAPADGLYLVLPEPPAEDWSVDTIRDVFRVNVIWRSPAGWGGENADIALGPSEVGNGQ, from the coding sequence ATGAGCACCACCACTCGGGACGAGATCCTCGCCGGTGAGCAGCAGGCGGTGGACCACGCGTACGACTGTTACACCGCGAAACTGGCTGAACTGAGCGGCACTTCGGCCGCCACCGCCTCGGCGAGCGGCAAGGACGGGATCGCCAACCGGGCCGAGGCGGAGGCTCGCGCAGAGGCCTACGGAGGGCTCGGCGACGAAGCCCTGGTCTTCTCCCGCGTCGATGCGCCGGAGGACCCGGGAGGAGACCCCCGTCCCTGGTACATCGGGCGCCGCGGCGTGCAGGACGCCTCGCACGAGCCGGTGGTCCTGCTGTGGACCAGTCGCCTGGCGAAGAAGTGGATCGAGACCCGGCCCGAGAACCCGGGCGAGGTGGTCCTGCGTCGGCAGCTCCGCTGCGTACAGCGGACCGTCGAGAGTTACTTCGACGATATCTCCCTGCTGACGCCCGCTTCCGTGCCCTTGGCCGTACCCGAGCCCGTCGCTGTACCGGAGCCCCGTCAGGCCGCCGACGACAGCGCGGCGGAGGAGATGGACGCGTCTCCCGCCCCGGAGCGTATGCCGGCCCCGACCCCCGGCGATGTCGTACAACGCCAGCGGCGAAAGGCGCTCCAACCGGACGACTTCCTGCTGCGGGAGCTCCAGCGGTCGCGCGGCGGTCGAATGCGGGACATCGTCGAGACCATCCGCCGTGACCAGATGGAGCTGGTCACCGGCTCGCCCTCGGACATTCTCGTCGTGCAGGGCGGCCCTGGTACCGGCAAGTCGGCGGTCGGTCTCCACCGGGTGACCTGGCTCGTCAACAACGAGCACTTCAGGGCTCAGGACATCCTCGTCATCGGCCCCCACCAGCGGTTCCTCGACTATGTCGGAAAGGTCCTCCCCACCCTCGGCACCCGGGACGTCAACGCCGTCCAACTGGACCGCCTGTGGGAGGGCGAGATCCTCGGCACCGACTCTCCGAAAGCGCGCCTCGTGAAGTCGGACAAACGCATGGCGGACGTGCTGCGGCGGCGCGTCGAGAGCGACTACCGCCCTGAAGCTCTCGACGCCCTCACCGTTGCCCCCTCCTTCGAGGGCGACGAGCCCGCGATCGTCGTCACCGCCGGCAGTACGACCCTCCGCGTGCCGAAGTCCGAAGTCCTCGCTCTCCTCGAGCGGGCCCACACCGGCGACGGGCCCTTCCGGGAGCGGCGCGATCGTTTCCGTGGCCTCTTCGTCGACCGGCTCCTCCAGGAGCTCGCCGACATCGCGCCGCGCCGCGGGCAGGCCAGCACGATCCGCCGCGACCTGGAACGCAACCGCCGGGTCGAGCGCCTCGTCGAACGCATCTGGCCGTCCCCCGGCTCCCGGGAGGCCCTGCGCAGCCTCTACGACTCGGCCGACCTTCTGCGGGACTGCGCTGACGGCATCCTCGACGAGGACGAGCAGGCGGCCCTCCTGCGGGCTCGCGCCGCCAGCGCCGACGACGATCCATGGACCCTCGACGACCACGTCTGCCTCGAAGAGCTCCGAGTGCTGATCAGCGGCGACACCCCACCGCGATACGGCCACATCGTCGTCGACGAGGCCCAGGACCTCACGCCCATGCAGGCCCGCTCCCTGCGGCGGCGCTCCGCCGTCGGCGGCTCCATGACCGTCCTGGGCGACCTCGCGCAGGCGACAGGCGCCCACATCCCGACGAGCTGGGACCTGCTCGGCGCACTCCTCTCCGACCACGGCGACTGGAGCGTGGCCCAGCTCACCACCAGCTACCGCGTCCCCGCCGAGATCATGGAGTTCGTCGCCCCTCTCGCACGGACGATCGCTCCGACCTTGCCGTACCCGCAGGCTGTCCGGGAGGCGGGAGCGGACGCCGTACGGACCGTCGCGACCGAGCCGTGGAAACTGCTCGACGACACCGTCGCCCACGTGGCCCGGCTTATGGACACCAGTGACGGCAGCACCCCTCGCTCTGTGGCCGTCATCGTTCCCGACGACTCGGACTGGCTGGACGCCATCAGCCGCAGGATCACCGAGGACGGCGACATCGGCGAGCGGAACCGCGAGGCCGTCTCGGTGCTGGCCGCAGCTCAGGTCAAGGGCATGGAGTACGACCACGTCCTGGTCGTCGAGCCCGCCACGATCGCCGACCGCGGTCCCGCCGGGCTGCGCCAGTTGTACGTGGCCCTCACCCGCAGCACCCAAAGCCTGACCGTCCTGCATACCGCCCCGCTGCCAGAGGCGCTCACCGCTTCCGGGGACGCCCCGGCACCGACGGTGCCCGCTGTCCAGCCGGAGGACGGCGGAGTCGGAAGGCTTCCCCGGATCGGTACCAATGTCCGGGTCGAGGTCGTGGACCGGGCCCCGGGCGGTCGCTACAAGGTCAAGTCGTTGTCGCCGGTGATCGAACGACCGCTCGTCCTCACCGTCCGCCATGGATCGGTTCCCCCTCTGCGGGGCGCGAAGTTGGACTGCTGGGTGTTTGCCAACGAGACGACCCAGACGGTGCTCACCGCCGACCAGCGCGGTCGGTCGCCCATTTCGGAGCGGATGGCAGGGCGCTACCTCGCGGCACTGGATGTTCTCAGAGAACTGACCGAGAGCGACGGCGGCGTTCCCGACGCCCGCAGCCGTCTCTCCGAACTCCAGGGCATGGCCAACCGCATCCTCCGACGGGACCAGGCCGACTGGGTCAACGTGCTTCATCTGCTCGGCGATCCGGACAGAGAACGACTCGGAGCTCTCCGCGACCTCGCCGCGACGACCAACCGTGCGCTCAAGGAGGGCACCTTCGATGTCGGCCGACTCGCAGAGGGGCTGGCAGTTTCCGGCTGGGCGGGACACCTCGCTGAAGCGCGGCGAGAGCTCCAGGAGCGCTTCGACACAGCTACGAAGCCGAACTCCGACGACGCGGCCCCCGTCGCCCCGACACAACCCGATCAGAAGGAAGAAGTGCAGATGACCACTGCGGACACCGCCGCAACGCCGGCTGCGAACACGAAGGACGGCTTCCTTCACGCGCTCGAGACGGCCGCCGGCACCGACCGCGCGTGCAAGAAGCACGAAGCGGTTCGTCACGCGCTGAAGGCGTCACTCCTCTGGGCGGACCTCCAGCCGGTCGACTCACCAGTCGTCGACGTCAGCTGCGTCACCCAGCACGGTCTCTTCCTCTACGAGGCCCTGGGCGCAGGCTGCTCCGCCTACGCGGACCTGCGATCGGGTGCGACCCGCCTGCTCGAGATCAACCACACGCTGCCCGCGCCGGCCGACGGCCTCTACCTTGTTCTCCCCGAACCGCCCGCCGAGGACTGGTCTGTAGACACGATTCGCGACGTCTTCCGTGTCAATGTCATCTGGCGCAGCCCGGCTGGCTGGGGTGGCGAGAACGCAGACATCGCTCTTGGCCCCTCTGAGGTGGGTAATGGGCAATAG
- a CDS encoding AAA family ATPase: protein MTVTDQPQQNANHPTDPAQPTPADQPVPVAGLVEARLAEAALTEPVKVLLKEALGDGEPQGTSPIGRLYLESVAVARFRGIGPRALLKLSPRPGVNLVVGRNGSGKSSIAEGIETAFTGVNMRWQGQHAMRSSNWRNLHDTDGRPEIEVKLAIEGDAGRSTLTRTWEGGDFDDSQAELKRPGHGRAPLDQVDWKQALRDFRPFLSYVDLDRMISGKPSEMYDAIATILGLGRLSAADGRLRQEAKALEDAEKVAKAELPGLKEALYELEDDDRAVQALVAVDTAGTPDFETVEALIAGLPADPDDGLLAALRAEADVQGPEMAQVRTTVDRLRRALADFEDLRGTGAEDALQRAELLERAVAHNDRHPDAASCPVCGTDGMLDAAWAADAIAQIAALRQEAEAAAGARSELRSAARAVQDLVHTPPRIPAALADPWCAWTACRTISDPDELAQHAHEAAATLADACAAVKENAVRELEKRDERWRRLVTRLAGWAERARAVEANKPRLRDIRKASTWIKALAAELREQRMEGFADQSQRIWERLRQESNIDLKAVSLKGSEKATVRKLVMDVSVDGQEASALSVMSQGEQHSLALSLFLPRAATADSPFGFIVIDDPVQSMDPTKVHGLAQVLHEIGRHRQIVVFTHDPRLQKAFTDQELPVTVFQVTRGDKSRVKVDCVDDPVAQAIGDARAIAATRGLPPETYSHVLPGLCRIALENAFLEAAWIRHHRTGRSEHDLQAAIDSAERFQEVAAFALFGDVKRGNDVKEEVRRRYGSPACSLIQQCQKGAHPDGTSIPDPHRFVTDVENLAQKIRKPEVTA from the coding sequence ATGACCGTGACGGACCAGCCCCAGCAGAACGCGAACCACCCCACCGACCCCGCTCAGCCGACCCCCGCCGACCAGCCCGTGCCCGTGGCCGGCCTGGTGGAAGCCCGCCTGGCGGAGGCGGCGCTCACCGAGCCCGTGAAGGTGCTCCTGAAAGAGGCCCTGGGCGACGGAGAGCCCCAGGGGACCTCTCCGATCGGCCGGCTCTACCTCGAGTCCGTCGCCGTCGCCCGGTTCCGCGGCATCGGACCGCGCGCCTTGCTCAAGCTCAGCCCCCGGCCCGGCGTGAACCTGGTCGTGGGTCGCAACGGTTCCGGCAAGTCCAGCATCGCCGAGGGCATCGAGACGGCCTTCACCGGCGTGAACATGCGGTGGCAGGGGCAGCACGCGATGCGCAGCAGCAACTGGCGCAACCTCCACGACACCGACGGCAGGCCGGAGATCGAGGTCAAGCTCGCCATCGAGGGCGACGCCGGCCGCAGCACCCTTACCCGCACCTGGGAGGGCGGCGACTTCGACGACTCCCAGGCCGAGCTCAAGCGGCCCGGACACGGCCGCGCACCCCTCGACCAGGTGGACTGGAAGCAGGCCCTGCGGGACTTCCGGCCCTTCCTGTCGTACGTCGATCTCGACCGCATGATCAGCGGTAAGCCCTCCGAGATGTACGACGCCATCGCCACCATCCTCGGCCTGGGGCGGCTCAGCGCCGCCGACGGCCGGCTCCGCCAGGAAGCCAAGGCGCTCGAAGACGCGGAGAAGGTGGCGAAGGCGGAGCTGCCGGGCCTCAAGGAGGCCCTGTACGAGCTGGAGGACGACGACCGCGCGGTCCAGGCACTCGTGGCCGTCGACACGGCGGGAACGCCCGACTTCGAGACCGTTGAAGCCCTGATCGCCGGGCTGCCCGCCGACCCGGACGACGGCTTGCTTGCCGCGCTGCGCGCCGAGGCAGACGTGCAGGGACCCGAGATGGCGCAGGTCCGCACGACCGTGGACCGCCTGCGCAGGGCTCTCGCCGACTTCGAGGACCTGCGTGGCACCGGCGCCGAGGACGCCCTGCAGCGTGCGGAACTCCTCGAACGGGCTGTGGCGCACAACGACCGTCACCCCGACGCTGCCTCCTGCCCCGTGTGCGGGACCGACGGAATGCTGGACGCGGCATGGGCTGCGGACGCCATCGCCCAGATCGCCGCACTGCGGCAGGAGGCGGAGGCAGCAGCGGGCGCACGCAGCGAACTCCGGTCGGCCGCGCGGGCCGTGCAGGACCTCGTTCACACGCCCCCGCGGATCCCCGCCGCCCTCGCCGACCCGTGGTGCGCCTGGACCGCCTGCCGGACGATCAGCGATCCCGACGAACTCGCCCAGCACGCCCACGAGGCCGCCGCGACGCTGGCCGATGCCTGCGCCGCGGTCAAGGAGAACGCCGTCAGGGAGCTGGAGAAGCGGGACGAACGCTGGCGCAGGCTCGTCACCCGCCTGGCGGGCTGGGCGGAGAGGGCCCGTGCCGTTGAGGCGAACAAGCCTCGGCTGCGGGACATCAGGAAGGCGAGCACCTGGATCAAGGCGCTGGCCGCCGAGTTGCGGGAACAGCGCATGGAGGGCTTCGCCGACCAGTCGCAGCGGATCTGGGAGCGGCTCCGCCAGGAGAGCAACATCGACCTCAAGGCCGTGAGCCTGAAGGGCAGCGAGAAGGCCACTGTCCGCAAGCTCGTCATGGATGTCTCCGTCGACGGCCAGGAGGCCTCGGCTCTCAGCGTCATGAGCCAGGGCGAGCAGCACTCCCTCGCGCTGTCTCTGTTCCTGCCCCGGGCCGCCACCGCCGACAGCCCGTTCGGCTTCATCGTCATCGACGACCCCGTGCAGTCCATGGACCCGACCAAGGTGCACGGACTCGCCCAGGTGCTGCACGAGATCGGCAGGCACCGGCAGATCGTCGTCTTCACCCACGACCCCCGTCTGCAGAAGGCGTTCACCGACCAGGAACTGCCGGTCACGGTCTTCCAGGTGACGCGTGGCGACAAGTCCCGGGTGAAGGTCGACTGCGTCGACGACCCGGTCGCCCAGGCCATCGGCGACGCCCGGGCCATCGCCGCCACCCGGGGCCTTCCTCCCGAGACGTACAGCCACGTGCTGCCCGGCCTGTGCCGTATCGCCCTGGAGAACGCCTTCCTGGAGGCCGCGTGGATCCGCCACCACCGCACCGGCAGATCGGAACACGACCTCCAGGCCGCGATCGACAGCGCGGAGAGGTTCCAGGAGGTCGCGGCCTTCGCCCTCTTCGGCGACGTGAAGCGCGGTAACGACGTCAAGGAGGAGGTGCGCCGCCGCTACGGAAGTCCGGCGTGCTCCCTGATCCAGCAGTGCCAGAAGGGAGCCCACCCCGACGGCACCTCGATCCCCGACCCCCACCGCTTCGTCACGGACGTCGAGAACCTGGCGCAGAAGATCCGCAAGCCGGAGGTGACCGCGTGA
- a CDS encoding type I restriction-modification system subunit M, with translation MNISKHTELANHAWSVADLLRGDYRQSDYGKVILPFTVLRRLECVLEPTREKVVETVTRFAGQDIDTGLFLRKASGHSFYNKSDLTLRKIAADPQNAAKNLQIYVGAFSDNAREVLDKYEFNQQVRKLDGANLLYQVIGRFTDLDLHPDVVPNHNMGYIFEELIRRFAEQSNETAGEHFTPREVIKLMVNLLVAPDADALSLPGVVRTVMDPACGTGGMLSAADDRITALNPDATVEVYGQELNPESWAICRSDLMIKGQDPENIRFGNSFSDDGHARRRFDYILANPPFGVEWKKVKEEVEYEHRSLGDAGRFGAGLPRINDGSLLFLQHMLSKMKPVDVNGGGGSRIAIVFNGSPLFTGAAESGESNIRRWILENDWLEAIVALPDQLFYNTGISTYFWILTNRKDADHKGKVVLLDARDQWQKMRKSLGDKRKELGDGMNGRPDHIGDITRLYAEAVQVAKDPEHPLHGKVKIFANEDFGYQRITVERPLKLRFEVTEETLAALAEAKPVARLERSEEFVEAVRTLLGSSWTTKSEAFIALKDAVVAAGLTWPSGAPFAKTVRETIGVRDPEGEVQKVKGAPEPDPDLRDFENVPLGEDVEEYLKREVHPHVADAWIDHTKTKIGYEIPFTRHFYVYKPPRPLAEIDAELKSLEAEIQALLGEVTE, from the coding sequence TTGAACATCAGCAAGCACACGGAGCTGGCGAACCACGCCTGGTCCGTCGCAGATCTCCTGCGCGGTGACTACCGACAGTCCGACTACGGCAAGGTCATCCTGCCGTTCACCGTGCTGCGCCGCCTGGAGTGCGTCCTGGAGCCGACGCGCGAGAAGGTCGTCGAGACCGTCACCAGGTTCGCGGGCCAGGACATCGACACCGGCCTCTTCCTGCGCAAGGCCTCGGGCCACTCCTTCTACAACAAGAGCGACCTCACGCTGCGGAAGATCGCGGCCGACCCGCAGAACGCGGCGAAGAACCTGCAGATCTACGTCGGCGCCTTCTCCGACAACGCCCGCGAAGTCCTCGACAAGTACGAGTTCAACCAGCAGGTCAGGAAGCTGGACGGCGCGAACCTGCTCTACCAGGTCATCGGCAGGTTCACCGACCTCGACCTGCACCCCGATGTCGTGCCCAACCACAACATGGGCTACATCTTCGAGGAGTTGATCCGCCGCTTCGCCGAGCAGTCGAACGAGACCGCGGGTGAGCACTTCACCCCGCGCGAGGTCATCAAGCTGATGGTCAACCTGCTGGTGGCGCCCGACGCGGACGCCCTCAGCCTGCCGGGTGTCGTCCGCACGGTCATGGACCCGGCCTGCGGCACGGGCGGCATGCTGAGCGCCGCCGACGACCGCATCACGGCCCTCAACCCGGACGCGACGGTCGAGGTGTACGGGCAGGAGCTCAACCCCGAGTCCTGGGCGATCTGCCGGTCCGACCTCATGATCAAGGGTCAGGACCCCGAGAACATCCGCTTCGGCAACTCCTTCTCCGACGACGGTCACGCCCGCCGCAGGTTCGACTACATCCTCGCCAACCCGCCGTTCGGCGTGGAGTGGAAGAAGGTCAAGGAGGAGGTCGAGTACGAGCACAGGTCGCTCGGCGACGCCGGCCGCTTCGGCGCGGGCCTGCCGCGCATCAACGACGGCTCGCTGCTCTTCCTCCAGCACATGCTCTCGAAGATGAAGCCGGTGGACGTGAACGGCGGGGGCGGCTCCCGCATCGCCATCGTCTTCAACGGCTCCCCGCTCTTCACGGGCGCGGCCGAGTCCGGCGAGTCCAACATCCGCCGCTGGATCCTGGAGAACGACTGGCTGGAGGCCATCGTCGCCCTCCCGGACCAGCTCTTCTACAACACCGGCATCTCCACGTACTTCTGGATCCTCACCAACCGCAAGGACGCCGACCACAAGGGCAAGGTCGTCCTGCTGGACGCACGCGACCAGTGGCAGAAGATGCGCAAGTCGCTCGGCGACAAGCGCAAGGAGCTCGGTGACGGGATGAACGGCCGCCCCGACCACATCGGCGACATCACCCGGCTGTACGCGGAGGCCGTCCAGGTCGCGAAGGACCCCGAGCACCCGCTGCACGGCAAGGTCAAGATCTTCGCCAACGAGGACTTCGGCTACCAGCGCATCACCGTCGAACGCCCGTTGAAGCTGCGGTTCGAGGTGACAGAAGAGACGTTGGCGGCGCTGGCGGAGGCCAAGCCGGTGGCGCGGCTGGAGCGGAGCGAGGAGTTCGTCGAGGCGGTGCGTACGTTGCTCGGCTCGTCCTGGACGACGAAGTCCGAGGCGTTCATCGCGCTCAAGGACGCGGTGGTCGCGGCCGGCCTGACCTGGCCGTCGGGGGCGCCGTTCGCGAAGACGGTACGGGAGACGATCGGCGTCCGGGACCCGGAGGGCGAGGTCCAGAAGGTCAAGGGCGCCCCGGAACCGGACCCGGACCTGCGGGACTTCGAGAACGTTCCGCTCGGCGAGGACGTAGAGGAGTACCTCAAGCGCGAAGTGCATCCGCATGTCGCGGATGCGTGGATCGACCACACGAAGACGAAGATCGGGTACGAAATTCCGTTCACTCGCCACTTCTACGTGTACAAACCGCCGAGGCCGCTGGCGGAGATCGATGCGGAGTTGAAGTCGCTGGAGGCGGAGATTCAGGCGTTGTTGGGTGAGGTGACGGAATGA
- a CDS encoding N-6 DNA methylase, with translation MPQQPSAQLPTSAHVTAAEISRIAGVTRATVSNWRRRHDDFPAPSGGTESSPLYDLTAVQAWLRGRGHTSAASPAEELRTALRLLGPGSGAAARLFPLVAAMSRLTSGELAELATASDDQLIARTEKASAQLPPAVPEAEPVRYGPNDVGAVRALLGCVREAGAQAALDVLAERELDEGAASGVYQTPEGLALLMARLLPAGAGRVLDPACGSGTLLAAAARQGAQELFGQDTLPVQAQRSAVRLLLAAPGADVAIRVGDSLRNDAFPEVTVDAVLSNPPFGDRDWGHDELAYDPRWAYGVPPRFESELAWVQHALAHLEAGGHAVMLLPPALAFRSSGRRIRAELIRSGALRAVISLPARAAYPLHIGLQIWVLQRPEPGGADRTPVLFVDGEGEQLDATTGTPGATVAATAGFGTRGGSRPGRSGSSSSAASSSSGSTFDWAGLTGRVLTQWAAFTAAPDAYTGEPGVARAVPLVDLLDDVVDVTPARHVRATAADIDPIALAQRVAELHGQLSEQVAALAGASESGGWQPSGASAREWRTATVSDLARGGALTVLRAATPGTRGSKGAATPAADRPVLTAPDISAGNPPSGGAGDVHSDATQPVAAGDVLVRAVAGGGDAAAMTRVADDQDAGALLGPNVHLLRPDPARLDPWFLAGFLGAEDNIASASTGSTLVHVTPGRLRVPLLPLEEQRRYGEAFRRVYELRAAVRRTADLAADTAATLTTGLTAGVLLPPDTPDSGSA, from the coding sequence ATGCCCCAGCAGCCCTCAGCCCAACTGCCCACCTCGGCGCACGTGACCGCCGCCGAGATCTCCCGCATCGCAGGGGTCACGCGCGCCACCGTCAGCAACTGGCGCCGTCGCCACGACGACTTCCCCGCTCCCAGCGGGGGCACGGAGAGCAGCCCGCTCTACGACCTGACGGCTGTCCAGGCATGGCTGCGGGGGCGCGGGCACACTTCCGCTGCCTCGCCGGCCGAGGAGTTGCGTACGGCGCTGCGTCTGCTCGGGCCCGGCTCGGGTGCGGCGGCGCGGCTGTTCCCGCTGGTGGCGGCCATGTCCCGCCTCACGTCCGGGGAGTTGGCCGAACTCGCCACCGCGTCCGACGACCAGTTGATCGCCCGCACGGAGAAGGCCTCAGCCCAGCTCCCCCCGGCTGTGCCCGAGGCCGAGCCGGTCCGCTACGGCCCGAACGATGTGGGCGCGGTCCGCGCCCTGCTGGGTTGCGTCCGTGAGGCCGGAGCGCAGGCCGCCCTCGATGTCCTCGCTGAGCGCGAGCTGGACGAGGGTGCCGCCAGCGGTGTTTACCAGACCCCAGAGGGCCTGGCTCTGCTCATGGCGCGGCTCCTGCCAGCCGGCGCGGGCCGTGTCCTCGATCCGGCCTGCGGCAGCGGCACTCTCCTCGCTGCCGCTGCCCGGCAGGGCGCACAGGAGCTGTTCGGGCAGGACACGCTCCCGGTCCAGGCCCAGCGCAGCGCAGTTCGGCTCCTGCTCGCCGCACCCGGGGCCGACGTGGCGATCCGCGTCGGCGACAGCCTGCGCAACGACGCCTTCCCCGAGGTCACGGTCGACGCCGTCCTGTCCAACCCGCCTTTCGGCGACCGCGATTGGGGTCACGACGAGCTGGCGTACGACCCGAGGTGGGCTTACGGGGTCCCGCCGCGCTTCGAATCCGAGCTGGCCTGGGTGCAGCACGCCCTCGCGCATCTGGAGGCCGGCGGCCACGCGGTCATGCTGCTGCCGCCCGCGCTCGCCTTCCGCTCCTCCGGCCGCCGCATCCGCGCCGAGCTCATCCGCAGCGGGGCCCTGCGAGCAGTCATTTCGCTCCCGGCGCGTGCCGCGTATCCGCTCCACATCGGTCTGCAGATCTGGGTGCTCCAGCGCCCCGAGCCGGGCGGCGCGGACCGTACGCCGGTGCTGTTCGTCGACGGCGAGGGCGAACAGCTGGACGCCACCACGGGAACGCCTGGCGCGACCGTTGCGGCCACGGCCGGCTTCGGCACACGCGGCGGCTCGCGCCCTGGCCGGTCCGGCTCTTCCTCTTCCGCCGCATCCTCTTCCTCTGGTTCCACCTTCGACTGGGCGGGGCTGACCGGCAGGGTCCTCACCCAGTGGGCCGCGTTCACCGCAGCCCCCGACGCCTACACCGGCGAACCCGGCGTCGCTCGCGCGGTGCCGCTCGTCGACCTCCTCGACGACGTCGTCGACGTCACCCCGGCCCGCCATGTGCGGGCGACGGCAGCTGACATCGACCCAATTGCCCTGGCCCAGCGCGTCGCCGAGCTGCACGGGCAACTGTCCGAGCAAGTCGCTGCCCTGGCAGGCGCCTCCGAGTCCGGCGGCTGGCAGCCGTCCGGGGCGTCAGCCCGCGAGTGGCGTACGGCGACCGTCTCCGACCTTGCGCGCGGCGGGGCCCTGACCGTGCTGCGGGCGGCGACGCCCGGGACACGAGGCTCCAAGGGCGCCGCCACCCCTGCCGCAGACCGGCCCGTCCTCACCGCCCCAGACATCTCAGCCGGAAACCCGCCGTCCGGCGGCGCCGGTGACGTCCACTCGGACGCCACGCAGCCTGTCGCCGCCGGAGACGTCCTCGTACGCGCCGTCGCGGGCGGCGGCGACGCGGCCGCGATGACCCGGGTCGCGGACGACCAGGACGCCGGAGCCCTGCTCGGTCCGAACGTCCACCTCCTGCGCCCCGACCCGGCCCGCCTCGACCCGTGGTTCCTGGCCGGGTTCCTCGGCGCCGAGGACAACATCGCCTCCGCGTCCACCGGCAGCACCCTCGTGCACGTCACACCGGGCCGCCTGCGCGTACCGCTGCTGCCCCTGGAGGAACAGCGGCGCTACGGGGAGGCCTTCCGCCGCGTGTACGAGCTGCGCGCGGCTGTTCGCCGAACCGCCGACCTCGCCGCCGACACCGCGGCCACCCTCACCACCGGCCTCACCGCCGGCGTACTCCTGCCACCGGACACCCCGGACAGCGGTTCCGCCTGA